The Nerophis lumbriciformis linkage group LG07, RoL_Nlum_v2.1, whole genome shotgun sequence genome window below encodes:
- the gpr141 gene encoding probable G-protein coupled receptor 141 yields MASNSTFTPTSLILTSKIPRNKSTVVPRPSQEHNMVLIVIYTLVLLIGATSLSLTILIMKLRTASTTSIAVLNLVFAHFLFLLTVPFRIYYYATQQWSLGLGWCKVVSSMIHIHMYMSFSLYVIILVTRLLAFYGKRGPMASPPRIYALAASVVVWILMFVCVTCIICFLYGKNTDSDSQPQCFRFGKKIDSTAVVINYIISTLFITVTIVLCGLQVNVLWLLYRKHQQLCTSQQDFDAQLKSLCFVIIMVVCFIPYHVFRFYYLENISRLQDLNELFLSLTTFNCLDMLTLLGRRTCSLCLPGRAI; encoded by the coding sequence ATGGCCTCAAACTCAACCTTCACCCCTACATCTCTAATCCTGACCTCCAAAATCCCCCGAAATAAGAGCACGGTAGTGCCAAGGCCCAGTCAAGAACACAACATGGTGCTGATCGTCATCTACACGCTGGTTCTGCTCATTGGCGCCACCAGCCTGAGTCTGACAATACTCATCATGAAGTTGAGGACGGCGTCCACCACGTCCATCGCGGTACTCAATCTTGTCTTCGCCCACTTCCTGTTCCTCCTCACCGTGCCGTTCCGGATCTACTATTACGCGACTCAGCAATGGAGCCTCGGCTTAGGCTGGTGCAAAGTGGTCAGCAGCATGATCCACATCCACATGTACATGTCTTTCAGCCTCTACGTGATCATCCTGGTCACGCGCCTGCTGGCGTTCTACGGCAAGCGTGGGCCGATGGCGTCCCCGCCGAGGATTTACGCGCTGGCTGCCAGCGTCGTGGTGTGGATTCTGATGTTTGTCTGCGTCACTTGCATCATCTGTTTCCTTTACGGTAAAAATACCGACTCTGACAGCCAGCCTCAGTGCTTCAGATTTGGCAAAAAGATAGACTCCACTGCCGTGGTGATCAACTACATCATCAGTACTTTGTTCATAACGGTCACCATCGTGCTGTGCGGCCTCCAAGTCAATGTCCTGTGGCTTTTATACAGGAAGCACCAACAGCTTTGCACTTCCCAGCAGGACTTTGACGCTCAGCTGAAGAGCCTGTGCTTCGTCATCATCATGGTGGTGTGCTTCATCCCCTACCATGTATTTCGATTCTATTACTTGGAGAACATTAGTAGGCTGCAGGATCTTAATGAGCTGTTTCTGAGTTTGACCACCTTTAACTGCTTGGACATGCTCACCCTGTTGGGAAGGAGGACATGCTCCTTGTGCTTGCCGGGAAGGGCAATTTAA